The Pseudanabaena galeata CCNP1313 genome includes a region encoding these proteins:
- a CDS encoding phasin family protein encodes MNPFGGIVQKAFYLGLGLATVAGEKAGETLGELRTQASKLADELVERGEMTTEEARKFVDDLVRNSQKPISESQNSPNPSGKDTPRTISIDDEEEVNSSQPVNDVDSLKSKVQALQDELKRLQK; translated from the coding sequence ATGAATCCATTTGGTGGCATCGTCCAAAAAGCATTTTATCTAGGTCTAGGCTTGGCGACTGTCGCAGGTGAGAAAGCAGGAGAAACTCTGGGGGAACTCCGCACACAGGCTAGCAAGTTAGCCGATGAGCTAGTTGAACGCGGTGAAATGACTACCGAAGAAGCAAGAAAATTTGTAGATGATCTGGTGCGTAATTCTCAAAAGCCGATCAGCGAATCACAAAACTCACCAAATCCTAGTGGCAAAGATACCCCCCGCACAATTTCCATTGATGATGAGGAAGAAGTTAATTCTAGCCAACCTGTCAACGATGTGGATTCTCTTAAGAGCAAAGTTCAAGCTTTA
- the menE gene encoding o-succinylbenzoate--CoA ligase, whose product MKFPNWLSQRSVQKKSEIALIFKSTISQKSEYWTYSQLEEDVNYWVDYLQTLGIKAGDRVGLLLTNQPRYIMLVHALVRCEAIAVFLNIRLTTEEIRWQIENSQTKYLVCDEFTQLTANHLGSQLKELVVENCPHPPAPSPRGRGGRDMFPSPSGRGVRGEGLINLEKIQGIFYTSGTTGKPKGVTLTYSNHFHSAIASALQLGINPDDNWLLCMPLFHVGGLAIAWRSVINGTTITLLPKFEEQEVLEAIAFEKVTIISLVPTMLTRLLQHPNWQNLQKLRAILLGGAPTSSELIDRCLQSNLPIMPTYGMTETASQITTLLPHEVAIKRGSSGLPLFGNRLRIVDEHQQDLEVGVIGQILVQGLSVMGGYLHHADDKAIRDGWFYTGDLGYLDRDGYLYVVSRRSDLIISGGENVYPTEIESILLAHPAIAEVCVVGLGDREWGEIVVAVIVTESQLSLAEIRSFCEQRSLARYKLPKSIYIWESLPKAASGKLLRQEIRDRIAKS is encoded by the coding sequence ATGAAATTCCCCAATTGGCTATCACAACGCTCAGTGCAGAAAAAAAGTGAGATCGCCTTAATTTTTAAATCTACGATCAGCCAAAAATCAGAGTATTGGACTTACTCTCAACTAGAAGAGGATGTTAATTACTGGGTAGATTACTTGCAAACCTTGGGGATAAAAGCAGGCGATCGCGTTGGTTTGTTACTAACTAATCAACCTAGATATATCATGCTTGTTCATGCCTTAGTTAGGTGTGAAGCCATAGCTGTTTTTCTGAATATTCGCCTCACTACTGAGGAAATACGCTGGCAAATAGAAAATAGTCAGACCAAATATTTAGTTTGCGATGAATTTACTCAACTGACTGCTAATCATTTAGGAAGTCAACTCAAGGAGTTAGTAGTTGAGAATTGCCCTCACCCCCCAGCCCCCTCTCCCAGAGGGAGAGGGGGAAGAGACATGTTCCCCTCTCCCTCTGGGAGAGGGGTTAGGGGTGAGGGCTTAATTAATCTAGAAAAAATACAAGGTATCTTCTATACATCTGGAACAACGGGCAAGCCTAAGGGAGTGACCTTAACTTATAGCAATCACTTCCATAGCGCGATCGCCTCAGCTTTGCAGTTAGGTATTAATCCAGATGATAACTGGTTGCTGTGTATGCCTCTATTTCATGTAGGAGGTTTGGCGATCGCTTGGCGCAGTGTAATTAATGGAACGACGATTACGCTGTTGCCCAAATTTGAAGAGCAGGAAGTACTGGAGGCGATCGCTTTTGAGAAGGTGACAATCATTTCCCTTGTGCCAACGATGCTAACTCGTTTACTGCAACATCCCAACTGGCAAAATTTGCAGAAATTACGAGCAATCCTATTGGGGGGCGCACCTACGAGTTCAGAACTGATTGATCGCTGCTTGCAATCGAATTTGCCGATAATGCCGACCTATGGCATGACGGAGACAGCTTCCCAGATTACGACACTATTACCCCATGAAGTTGCTATAAAGCGAGGCTCATCGGGGTTACCACTTTTCGGAAATCGTCTGCGAATTGTGGATGAACATCAACAGGATCTTGAGGTTGGGGTGATCGGTCAAATTCTAGTTCAAGGATTAAGCGTGATGGGTGGCTATCTCCATCATGCTGATGATAAGGCAATTCGAGATGGTTGGTTTTATACAGGAGATTTGGGCTATCTCGATCGCGATGGATATCTGTATGTCGTCAGTCGTCGTTCTGATTTGATTATTAGTGGTGGTGAAAATGTTTATCCAACTGAAATTGAGTCGATTTTATTAGCACACCCTGCAATCGCCGAGGTCTGTGTGGTGGGCTTAGGCGATCGCGAATGGGGGGAAATAGTTGTGGCGGTAATTGTTACTGAATCTCAATTATCACTGGCAGAAATTAGAAGCTTTTGTGAGCAGAGGTCTCTAGCTAGATATAAGTTACCCAAATCAATCTACATTTGGGAATCTTTGCCAAAAGCAGCCTCTGGCAAGTTATTGCGCCAAGAAATTCGCGATCGCATAGCAAAATCATAA